A part of Candidatus Nitrosocosmicus arcticus genomic DNA contains:
- a CDS encoding M6 family metalloprotease domain-containing protein has protein sequence MKKQKFNVPRTIKPHSIHSRCMMPPSPGVIASLKSEFDRSGETDIKKFLRDVGLEPGYNPLGKDDPVRPNVAAMERGILKLERIDVPTFKPQGEINALVVLIDFEDNVAKTPPSHFEELLFSKDTYLTGSLRDYYDEVSNGRVDIVGQVSGWHRMKENYSFYVGKDSGGDIEGYPNNARRMVEEAVAIALDRDSNIQWDKYDLNGDKTIDALFIVHAGPGAEVQQTEEGRKKHIWSHKWIVQNPLKVTDNIWASIYLTVPEDGLLGVYAHEAGHLIFGWPDLYDACTDQNRTAGVGEWSLMASGSWTNGGVTPSYPDAWCRMVQQWPAITKIRGIKELSLKPIEEVDQVVMIPIRGKLKEYFILENRRRVKFDKYLPGDGLLVYHIDEGAENNCDENHLAVGVVQADGQQDLERIGLFGNQGDDGDPFPGTGSRTNLDSSNFPNTLDYGGNNTGISLSNIRWVENSLDFTVNMT, from the coding sequence ATGAAAAAACAGAAATTTAATGTTCCTCGTACAATAAAACCGCATTCTATTCATAGTCGATGCATGATGCCTCCGTCGCCTGGGGTAATCGCTTCTCTAAAGAGTGAATTCGATCGCTCTGGAGAAACTGACATAAAAAAATTCTTACGAGACGTGGGCTTAGAACCTGGGTATAATCCACTAGGAAAAGACGACCCTGTAAGACCTAACGTTGCAGCAATGGAAAGAGGTATTTTAAAACTTGAAAGAATAGATGTTCCGACTTTTAAACCACAGGGGGAAATTAATGCATTAGTTGTTCTTATTGATTTTGAGGATAACGTTGCAAAAACTCCACCTTCTCATTTTGAGGAATTGTTATTTTCTAAGGATACATATCTGACTGGAAGTCTCCGCGATTACTATGATGAAGTTAGTAATGGTAGAGTAGATATTGTTGGCCAGGTTTCGGGTTGGCACAGAATGAAGGAAAATTATTCATTTTATGTGGGAAAGGACAGTGGAGGAGATATTGAAGGTTATCCTAATAACGCCAGGCGCATGGTAGAGGAGGCAGTAGCCATCGCTTTAGACCGGGATTCTAACATACAATGGGATAAGTACGATTTGAATGGGGATAAAACAATTGATGCTTTATTTATTGTCCATGCCGGTCCTGGGGCAGAAGTTCAACAGACCGAAGAAGGAAGAAAAAAACACATTTGGTCTCATAAATGGATAGTCCAGAACCCACTTAAGGTGACTGACAACATTTGGGCCTCAATCTATTTGACAGTCCCTGAGGATGGTCTCCTTGGTGTATATGCGCATGAAGCAGGTCATTTAATTTTTGGCTGGCCCGATTTATATGATGCTTGTACCGACCAAAATAGAACGGCTGGTGTTGGTGAATGGTCTCTAATGGCATCAGGAAGTTGGACTAATGGTGGTGTTACTCCATCTTATCCTGACGCTTGGTGTAGAATGGTTCAACAATGGCCTGCCATAACCAAAATAAGAGGAATTAAGGAATTGAGTCTAAAACCAATCGAAGAAGTAGATCAAGTGGTTATGATCCCAATAAGAGGAAAACTTAAAGAGTATTTCATACTCGAAAATCGGAGAAGAGTAAAATTTGATAAATACCTACCTGGGGATGGGCTGTTGGTTTATCATATAGATGAGGGAGCAGAAAACAATTGTGATGAAAATCATTTGGCTGTTGGAGTAGTTCAGGCTGATGGACAACAGGATCTTGAAAGAATAGGGTTATTTGGAAATCAAGGAGACGATGGAGATCCATTTCCCGGGACAGGCAGCAGAACAAATCTGGATTCATCTAATTTCCCAAATACTTTAGATTATGGTGGTAACAATACTGGGATAAGCTTAAGCAATATAAGATGGGTTGAAAATAGTCTGGATTTTACGGTGAATATGACCTAA
- a CDS encoding M14 family metallopeptidase — protein sequence MTYLNVDEVEDALTSLSRTYSNTSQIVELPNKSIEGRTIHALIIGKNKANRKNKSILFTGSVHAREWGGSDICVYFAADLLEAYSKDTGLRYQDQYFESSQIRRIIEETNIIIVPDVNPDGKAYSQGGPANVLWRRNRNPDESHGEPDCIGVDLNRNYDLLWDFTECFAPDARVETSADPCDPRQRYRGSAVFSEPETRNIKWLLDEFEGIGHYMDIHCAVGAIYYCWGIDQNQVLEAKQNFRNAQYDKVRGIENDKEYKEYIPLTDYNYVKDLASTFANALENVRGTRYSVEQSFGLYPTSGAGDDYAFSRHFLDVDKNKVYSFTLEFGKDDFQPPWSEMKEIIVEVCSGLVAFCDSIVLNSSIE from the coding sequence GTGACTTACCTTAATGTTGATGAGGTTGAAGATGCTTTGACATCTTTATCAAGGACGTATAGCAATACTTCCCAAATCGTTGAACTTCCAAACAAGAGTATTGAAGGAAGGACTATTCACGCTTTAATTATAGGAAAGAATAAAGCAAACAGGAAGAATAAGTCAATCCTTTTTACTGGATCCGTTCACGCCAGAGAATGGGGCGGTTCTGATATTTGTGTTTATTTTGCGGCAGATCTATTGGAGGCATATTCAAAGGATACGGGTTTAAGGTACCAAGATCAATATTTTGAATCCAGTCAAATTAGAAGGATTATTGAGGAAACTAATATAATTATAGTCCCCGACGTAAATCCGGATGGTAAAGCATACAGTCAAGGTGGCCCAGCCAATGTGTTGTGGCGTCGAAACCGTAACCCTGATGAAAGTCATGGAGAACCAGATTGTATCGGAGTAGATTTGAATAGAAACTACGATTTGCTATGGGATTTCACAGAATGTTTTGCTCCGGATGCTAGAGTGGAAACATCTGCTGATCCCTGTGATCCTAGACAGAGATATAGGGGATCAGCAGTATTTTCTGAACCAGAAACAAGAAACATAAAGTGGCTACTAGATGAATTTGAGGGAATTGGTCATTATATGGATATTCATTGTGCAGTGGGGGCCATTTATTATTGTTGGGGAATTGACCAGAATCAAGTTTTAGAAGCCAAACAAAATTTTAGAAATGCACAGTACGATAAAGTTCGAGGTATTGAAAATGATAAGGAGTATAAAGAGTACATTCCCCTAACAGATTACAATTACGTAAAGGATCTGGCATCTACCTTTGCAAACGCTTTAGAGAACGTACGTGGTACAAGGTATTCTGTTGAGCAATCGTTTGGTTTATACCCGACTTCTGGTGCTGGTGATGACTATGCTTTTAGTAGGCATTTTTTGGATGTTGATAAAAATAAGGTTTACAGTTTTACACTAGAATTTGGAAAGGATGACTTTCAGCCCCCGTGGTCAGAAATGAAAGAAATCATTGTAGAAGTATGCTCGGGATTGGTAGCTTTTTGTGACTCCATTGTGCTCAATTCATCTATAGAGTGA
- a CDS encoding trypsin-like serine peptidase yields MSNPAEKNDNVNKELKKFSLWEINRELADREKNIAIEPQSDGPSRTSPTANTRSSRRIGIAGFNTSELHDAKKSRQKVIYGVDNRQDYYQLDEQSESKIKEQCGSVVSLFNNDDLVPVQTDGGQKFSLGTSKFGEAYGLCEQEVFFNQPVGAFCSGFLVADDLVATAGHCVTEDDVTNVSFVFGYRMNSENQAQTTISSSEIYHGKELVGRKLTDDGTDWALVRLDRTVENHKPFKIRRDGKIKDQQRVYVIGHPCGLPLKYAAGSRVRNNQEESYFVANLDTFGGNSGSCVFHAGDETDLENGIVEGILVRGETDFDDINGCKRSNVCPDDKCRGEDCTRTTEFAHLVPE; encoded by the coding sequence ATGTCTAATCCTGCCGAAAAAAATGACAATGTAAATAAGGAACTAAAAAAATTTTCACTCTGGGAAATAAATAGAGAATTGGCTGATAGAGAGAAAAATATAGCCATTGAGCCACAGTCTGATGGGCCAAGTCGGACAAGTCCGACGGCTAATACTCGTAGTAGCAGAAGAATCGGTATTGCTGGATTTAATACCTCGGAGCTTCATGATGCTAAGAAAAGTAGACAAAAAGTAATCTATGGTGTTGATAATAGACAAGACTATTATCAACTAGATGAACAATCAGAGTCAAAAATTAAAGAACAGTGTGGTAGTGTTGTTTCTTTATTTAACAATGATGATCTCGTTCCTGTCCAAACAGATGGCGGACAAAAGTTTAGCCTAGGAACTTCAAAATTTGGTGAGGCTTACGGTCTATGTGAACAGGAAGTATTTTTTAATCAACCAGTGGGTGCATTTTGTTCTGGATTTTTGGTAGCAGATGATTTGGTAGCGACAGCGGGTCATTGCGTTACGGAAGATGACGTTACTAATGTAAGTTTTGTATTTGGATATCGAATGAATTCTGAAAATCAAGCCCAAACTACAATCAGCTCCTCTGAAATATATCATGGTAAAGAGCTTGTTGGCAGGAAGCTTACTGATGATGGAACCGATTGGGCATTGGTGAGACTAGACCGGACTGTAGAAAACCACAAGCCATTTAAGATTCGGAGAGATGGAAAAATTAAAGATCAACAACGCGTTTACGTAATTGGCCACCCGTGTGGATTGCCTTTAAAGTATGCGGCCGGGTCAAGAGTTAGAAACAACCAAGAAGAATCATACTTCGTAGCAAATTTGGATACTTTTGGTGGAAATTCTGGATCATGTGTATTTCATGCCGGTGATGAAACTGATTTGGAAAACGGTATAGTTGAAGGAATTTTGGTAAGAGGTGAAACCGATTTTGATGATATAAATGGATGCAAGCGATCTAACGTGTGTCCTGATGATAAATGTAGGGGAGAGGATTGCACTCGCACAACTGAATTTGCTCATCTCGTTCCAGAATAG
- a CDS encoding M1 family metallopeptidase — MSIKVKNMKQFNENHNKNLSREPSKKNFAFPGSEMHEVPIFSFTIEHMSLRIQPDFVKQTLVDCNQQLRVRAFQDISHISLDISEIRINEIESLSIDISNFRCTNDQKLIIEFSELFRRGSTVDINISYSTGYNEIESSSGFTSPRNGFHFITKNSQDRQIPAYQTWTQGQATESPYWFPCVDSPQMKFTLDIEVICPREFMVISNGILASKLTEHEITVWKFIEKNPLPSYLVSVVIGRFSVVESNYNNIPLYYYWPEEINKDDAMLTFAETPHMIGFFEEYFNTKFPFQKYSQSAVDNFEFGGMENSSCTTLTRNVLHDKITSMDYRNDIFLVVHELAHQWFGDMVTCKDWSHIWLNEGFATYCELLYWERTRGMDEFHYNLIKNTDIYFEEAKDQYHRPIVTKFYKHPDELFDAHAYEKAGFILHMLRSYLGEFNFRKSLKTYLTQYQHKSAESLDLLRILEETSGIEMHSFFDQWIYREGHPDLQIDFILEDIDSKADGNSTKNLTVKIRQGNDNLNGAEKSIHYKFQLEIKINLLDGTGKKRQILHLMDVDTYTSESTVFIDRNLSLGIISIDPDFKVLKNINSIKILNETEDFQLKRLLVNQMKNGDTVIERVNAVRLLKNLYSEEIITALQDRITGDIFYGVSVEAANAIGSFYDKNNYEKSDRAYQALISILKNRASFDNFRPEIKKAIVKNIGIFERSNSIELLENFIQTSNTDSIFVKSVAATAIGKSCKGLLNKKEKEGIISVLKKLVDTTNTFQSNLATGALEGLKELSKEKDQDIYLEVVNFFLENTDQSKEYFVRAKATACLGKFLTYKSDPINPIVTNMNLGVFNRLKELLRDDRRKIKMNACTALSDDDAKFDIFPDKRTYDSIEELITIARSDKDGFVRRKAEVSANIIRQWIAKWANKPLKIDTKLDVGNGNLR, encoded by the coding sequence GTGAGTATTAAAGTAAAAAACATGAAACAGTTCAATGAAAATCATAATAAAAATCTAAGTAGAGAGCCATCCAAAAAGAATTTTGCATTTCCCGGTAGCGAGATGCACGAAGTTCCTATATTTTCCTTTACAATAGAGCACATGTCATTAAGGATCCAACCGGACTTTGTTAAACAGACTCTGGTAGATTGTAACCAACAGTTAAGGGTTAGAGCTTTTCAAGATATTTCACATATTAGTTTAGATATTTCAGAAATAAGGATAAATGAGATCGAATCTTTGTCAATAGATATTTCAAATTTTCGATGTACTAATGATCAAAAATTGATCATAGAATTTTCAGAATTATTTAGAAGAGGAAGTACTGTTGATATCAACATCTCATATTCAACCGGTTATAATGAAATCGAAAGTAGCAGTGGGTTCACTTCACCTAGAAATGGTTTTCATTTTATTACAAAGAATAGTCAAGATAGACAAATTCCCGCTTATCAAACATGGACGCAAGGTCAAGCTACTGAATCACCCTACTGGTTTCCGTGCGTAGATAGCCCGCAAATGAAATTTACTTTAGACATTGAAGTAATCTGCCCTCGTGAGTTTATGGTTATCTCAAATGGAATACTGGCATCCAAATTAACTGAACATGAGATAACAGTATGGAAATTTATAGAAAAAAATCCACTCCCTTCCTATCTTGTTTCAGTTGTAATTGGCAGGTTTTCAGTGGTTGAATCTAACTACAATAATATTCCTCTTTACTACTACTGGCCAGAAGAAATCAATAAGGATGATGCAATGCTGACCTTTGCAGAAACTCCCCACATGATAGGTTTCTTTGAAGAATATTTTAATACTAAATTTCCTTTTCAAAAATATTCTCAGAGCGCAGTTGATAATTTTGAATTTGGCGGCATGGAAAATAGTAGTTGTACCACGTTAACAAGAAACGTCCTACATGATAAAATAACATCCATGGACTATCGAAATGACATTTTTTTGGTTGTCCACGAGCTTGCGCATCAATGGTTCGGTGATATGGTAACATGTAAAGACTGGTCGCACATTTGGTTAAACGAAGGGTTTGCTACTTATTGCGAGTTATTATATTGGGAAAGAACAAGAGGAATGGATGAATTCCATTACAACCTGATTAAAAATACAGATATATATTTTGAAGAAGCCAAGGACCAATATCATAGACCAATAGTTACCAAATTCTATAAACATCCTGACGAATTATTTGATGCTCATGCGTACGAGAAGGCAGGATTTATTCTTCACATGCTTCGTTCCTATCTAGGAGAATTTAATTTCAGAAAGTCGTTAAAAACGTATTTAACACAATATCAACACAAATCCGCTGAATCCCTTGACTTGTTGAGAATTTTGGAGGAAACTTCCGGCATTGAAATGCATTCTTTCTTTGATCAATGGATCTATAGAGAAGGACATCCCGACTTGCAAATAGATTTTATCCTAGAAGATATTGACTCAAAAGCTGATGGAAATTCCACCAAAAATTTAACTGTAAAAATCAGACAAGGTAACGATAATTTGAACGGTGCTGAAAAGTCTATTCACTATAAATTCCAGTTAGAGATCAAAATTAACCTCTTAGATGGTACTGGAAAGAAACGACAGATATTGCATTTAATGGATGTGGATACATATACTTCAGAAAGTACTGTTTTTATCGATAGGAACTTGTCATTAGGTATAATCTCAATCGATCCAGATTTTAAAGTTCTCAAAAACATAAATTCTATTAAAATCCTAAATGAAACTGAAGACTTTCAACTAAAGAGATTACTCGTCAATCAAATGAAGAATGGAGATACAGTCATAGAACGGGTTAACGCGGTACGTTTACTCAAGAATCTGTATTCAGAAGAAATAATTACAGCATTACAAGATAGGATAACGGGCGACATATTCTATGGAGTATCAGTAGAGGCTGCAAATGCTATTGGTTCTTTTTATGACAAGAATAATTACGAAAAATCCGATAGAGCATATCAGGCATTAATATCAATTCTTAAAAACAGAGCATCCTTTGACAATTTCCGACCGGAAATAAAAAAAGCGATTGTAAAGAATATTGGAATATTTGAAAGATCTAATTCAATCGAATTGCTTGAAAACTTTATTCAGACGTCAAATACAGATAGTATTTTCGTAAAGTCTGTTGCAGCGACTGCCATAGGTAAAAGTTGTAAAGGATTACTCAATAAAAAAGAAAAAGAAGGAATTATTTCCGTATTAAAAAAATTGGTCGATACCACTAATACATTTCAGAGCAATTTGGCAACAGGTGCATTAGAAGGACTAAAGGAACTATCGAAAGAAAAAGATCAAGATATTTACTTGGAAGTTGTGAATTTTTTTCTAGAAAATACTGATCAATCAAAGGAGTATTTTGTGAGGGCAAAAGCTACAGCTTGTCTGGGCAAATTTCTGACATACAAGTCTGACCCTATTAATCCCATTGTGACAAATATGAATCTAGGAGTTTTTAATAGGCTTAAAGAATTGTTAAGAGACGATAGACGCAAGATAAAGATGAATGCTTGTACTGCACTTTCGGATGATGACGCTAAGTTCGATATATTCCCTGACAAGAGAACATACGACTCAATTGAAGAATTAATTACTATCGCGAGGAGCGATAAAGATGGATTTGTTAGGAGAAAGGCAGAGGTTAGTGCTAATATCATAAGACAATGGATAGCAAAATGGGCCAACAAACCCTTGAAAATTGATACTAAATTGGATGTTGGAAATGGTAACTTGAGATAG
- a CDS encoding transglutaminase domain-containing protein, producing MLNLPDLTRNRLSFPLTKDILFLYKQVTKQYLDKTLLKSVNDQVPIKIRKEFDKDLKQYSDYLIPTKLLLDWFKNDFMKWMSKTPLCPTCGKPMILRFVQGNSWIVRSVEYYNCPHCNFSQNFPRYGEIENISFHRIGRCTEWSFLFGAILNSLGISTRIVHDFLDHCWNESLIDGQWIHVDSTLEYPISLNHPSYYEKNWNKQYLYVLAFSDNKVVDVTMNYTNMWTAIIERRKKLKLSTIPSIQDYYGKL from the coding sequence GTGCTAAATCTTCCTGATTTAACAAGAAATAGGCTTTCTTTTCCCCTTACTAAGGATATTCTTTTTTTATATAAACAGGTAACCAAACAATATCTAGACAAAACTCTCCTTAAATCTGTAAATGATCAAGTGCCAATAAAGATAAGAAAGGAATTTGATAAAGATTTAAAGCAATATTCTGATTATCTGATTCCTACAAAATTACTACTCGATTGGTTTAAAAATGACTTTATGAAATGGATGAGCAAGACGCCATTATGTCCAACCTGTGGGAAACCTATGATCCTTAGATTTGTTCAAGGAAACTCATGGATAGTAAGAAGTGTAGAGTACTATAATTGTCCCCATTGCAATTTTTCACAAAATTTCCCAAGATACGGTGAAATAGAAAATATATCGTTTCACAGGATAGGTAGATGTACTGAATGGTCATTTCTTTTTGGAGCAATATTGAATTCATTAGGCATAAGTACAAGAATTGTTCATGATTTCCTCGATCATTGCTGGAATGAATCACTGATCGATGGACAATGGATACATGTGGATTCCACTCTTGAATATCCTATTTCTTTAAATCATCCTAGTTATTATGAAAAAAATTGGAATAAACAGTATCTCTATGTTTTAGCATTTTCGGATAACAAAGTGGTGGATGTTACGATGAACTATACTAATATGTGGACTGCTATAATTGAACGTAGAAAAAAACTAAAGTTAAGTACTATTCCTAGTATCCAGGATTATTATGGCAAATTATAG
- a CDS encoding metal-dependent transcriptional regulator yields the protein MSNNTSSFGENTIIDSIRRVNSSQRKERTDRMEDYLEIIYELVQQKGYATSVDITECLNVSAPSVTKMMRRLDTTGYLEYEKYRGVRLTQQGTNVAQNIKRKHELLTEFFTFIGVREDIANSDAEGIEHHLHSETLEKLEEFLNANRRKQKE from the coding sequence ATGTCAAATAACACTTCATCTTTTGGGGAGAATACGATAATTGACTCTATTAGAAGGGTAAATAGTTCACAGAGAAAGGAACGTACAGACAGGATGGAAGACTATCTTGAGATTATTTATGAGTTAGTTCAACAAAAAGGATATGCCACAAGCGTCGATATTACCGAATGCTTGAATGTCTCGGCCCCTAGTGTTACCAAAATGATGAGAAGATTAGATACTACGGGATATTTAGAATATGAAAAATACAGAGGTGTCCGATTAACCCAACAAGGGACAAATGTCGCCCAAAATATTAAAAGAAAACATGAATTATTGACAGAGTTCTTTACTTTTATTGGTGTCAGAGAGGATATTGCAAACTCAGATGCCGAAGGCATAGAGCATCATCTTCATTCCGAAACACTAGAAAAACTAGAAGAATTTCTTAATGCTAATAGAAGAAAGCAAAAAGAATAG
- a CDS encoding ZIP family metal transporter, translating into MKENKIEKTTKDEELGMDEENKISKTFDSTTEPGEKKLNIRNTEELPSIGINADNPNTKRKKMVSLVLAITPLIILAGMIYFLSSPYGQNLINTGVPLPEVSIEKVEFHENQVVAFIRNTGPEQVTISQADINDRIQSAAIEPSQVLSRLSEAKVIIPFFWNSAEPYEVGITTSDGTRFSKIIDAAAPAPVPNINQFAVFAMLGVFVGVIPVLIGLVWYPFLRKITRNQYNFFLSLTAGLLVFLGIDAFLESNEIAANNLAATFNGQLLIPVIIITTFLGLFYLSEYFSKRAESKISNEYDEESRHLGSQNHSLKSPEKSLSKTRLSSLSLTNPLSNDTIDQTQGEHEKKKKEEQLTRLMDKREIIRPLTLSLMVAIGIGLHNFGEGLAIGAAVLLGEIALSTFLIIGFTIHNTTEGLAIVAPLAKTGRLMIRRLILMGLIAGVPTIVGTWIGGFVYSPLASIIFLSVGAGAIFQVVYALVVFMTKSLRQTSKINNAESKKLGDKVVRSATGVLTSQETSPSTAIIAGFIVGLLIMYITGLLV; encoded by the coding sequence GTGAAGGAAAATAAAATAGAAAAAACAACAAAGGATGAAGAACTAGGTATGGATGAGGAAAATAAAATTTCCAAGACTTTTGACAGTACTACTGAACCAGGTGAAAAGAAATTAAATATTCGGAATACGGAAGAGCTGCCCAGTATTGGTATTAATGCAGATAATCCAAATACCAAAAGAAAAAAAATGGTATCTTTGGTTCTAGCCATCACACCGCTGATCATTTTGGCAGGTATGATTTATTTTCTTTCAAGTCCATATGGTCAGAATTTGATAAACACAGGTGTTCCCCTGCCGGAAGTCTCTATAGAAAAAGTAGAGTTTCATGAGAATCAAGTGGTAGCTTTTATTCGCAATACTGGTCCCGAACAAGTTACGATCTCGCAGGCAGATATTAATGACAGGATACAATCTGCGGCAATCGAACCCTCTCAAGTATTATCAAGGCTTTCAGAAGCTAAAGTCATAATACCTTTTTTTTGGAATTCAGCAGAACCTTATGAAGTCGGCATTACCACTTCTGACGGAACGAGATTTAGCAAGATTATTGATGCTGCAGCACCTGCTCCAGTTCCAAACATCAATCAGTTTGCAGTATTTGCAATGTTGGGAGTCTTTGTAGGTGTGATACCAGTACTCATTGGACTTGTATGGTATCCGTTCCTGAGAAAAATAACTAGAAATCAGTATAATTTCTTTTTGAGTTTAACCGCCGGGTTGCTAGTATTTTTGGGTATCGATGCATTCTTAGAAAGTAATGAAATTGCTGCGAATAATTTAGCGGCAACATTTAACGGTCAACTTTTAATACCAGTCATAATCATCACGACTTTCCTTGGACTATTCTATCTCTCAGAATATTTTAGCAAGAGGGCAGAGTCAAAGATATCAAATGAATATGATGAGGAGTCAAGACATTTGGGTTCTCAAAATCATTCTTTAAAATCCCCCGAGAAATCCTTATCAAAAACAAGGCTTTCATCATTATCTCTGACAAATCCGCTTTCAAATGATACTATAGATCAAACACAAGGAGAGCATGAGAAGAAGAAAAAAGAAGAGCAATTGACTCGATTGATGGATAAGCGTGAAATCATCAGACCACTTACTCTATCTCTAATGGTTGCAATTGGAATAGGCTTACATAATTTTGGTGAGGGCTTAGCAATAGGAGCAGCAGTTTTACTTGGGGAAATCGCATTAAGCACCTTTTTAATTATAGGCTTCACAATACACAATACAACAGAAGGACTAGCTATTGTTGCACCCCTTGCAAAAACAGGAAGGTTAATGATAAGACGATTAATTTTAATGGGGCTTATTGCAGGGGTTCCTACTATTGTAGGTACCTGGATCGGTGGATTTGTATATTCGCCCTTGGCCTCCATCATATTCTTGTCGGTTGGAGCAGGTGCAATATTTCAGGTTGTTTACGCTCTTGTGGTATTTATGACTAAATCATTAAGGCAAACTAGCAAAATTAACAACGCCGAAAGCAAGAAGCTTGGAGACAAAGTAGTTCGATCCGCGACGGGGGTATTGACTTCCCAGGAGACAAGTCCCAGTACGGCAATAATAGCAGGCTTCATCGTAGGATTGTTAATAATGTATATAACTGGATTGTTAGTGTGA
- a CDS encoding multicopper oxidase domain-containing protein yields the protein MQYFRRLALPLCLIVLAITVALIMSTYQFNPLNPSFDTHAQNSTDNRKMIGSHTPGYPVFQSTGDILDPISIPGNSKNAVVDPTQYLREFNYGHVSELSNGTNLREFTLVASDSEIKEVSPGVFYNVWTYNGTIPGPTIRATEGDKIKINFINNGSKPHSIHTHGIHPSEMDGVFDMIGSKGKFTYEFTAEPYGVYPYHCHMTPLEEHITHGLYGVMIIDPKTPRPQADEMVMVMNGYDTDFDTENNFYTVNGIPYFYMHNPIEINKNEPVRVYLVNMLEFDPINNFHLHANMFNYYPSGTSQTPVELNDIVTMSQGERGILEFKYKYPGNYMFHAHKTEFAEKGWMGVFKVVENSQPDHDDGLRSNTAENPGNVTVFNNQSFFKADSNQDGKDIGLENIKISYDYSSYKVGNNSLHTNQQHANDPNGAVSYQNSTNSSQGATR from the coding sequence ATGCAATATTTTAGGCGATTGGCTTTACCTCTTTGTTTAATTGTATTGGCTATCACGGTAGCTTTGATAATGTCTACCTATCAATTTAACCCATTAAATCCATCTTTTGATACCCATGCTCAAAACTCGACCGACAATAGAAAAATGATTGGTAGTCATACACCAGGCTACCCTGTATTCCAATCAACTGGAGATATATTGGATCCTATTTCTATTCCAGGCAACTCAAAAAATGCAGTGGTAGATCCGACACAATATTTGCGTGAATTTAATTATGGACACGTTTCAGAATTATCAAATGGAACCAATCTAAGAGAATTTACACTAGTTGCTTCGGATTCAGAAATAAAGGAAGTGTCACCAGGGGTTTTTTATAATGTTTGGACATATAACGGAACAATACCTGGTCCGACAATTCGAGCTACAGAAGGTGACAAGATAAAGATCAATTTCATAAATAACGGTTCAAAACCTCATTCAATACACACCCACGGGATTCATCCATCAGAGATGGACGGCGTTTTTGACATGATTGGTTCGAAGGGCAAGTTTACATATGAATTTACAGCCGAACCATATGGGGTTTATCCTTACCATTGCCACATGACGCCTCTAGAAGAGCATATAACGCATGGACTCTATGGTGTAATGATTATTGATCCAAAGACTCCAAGACCACAGGCAGACGAAATGGTCATGGTTATGAATGGATATGATACCGACTTTGACACGGAAAATAACTTTTACACTGTAAATGGAATCCCATATTTCTATATGCATAACCCAATAGAGATCAATAAGAATGAGCCAGTAAGGGTTTATCTCGTTAACATGTTAGAGTTTGATCCAATAAACAACTTTCATCTGCACGCTAACATGTTTAACTATTATCCAAGTGGGACTAGTCAAACCCCTGTTGAGCTAAATGACATCGTAACCATGAGTCAAGGAGAAAGAGGTATTTTAGAATTCAAGTATAAATATCCAGGGAATTACATGTTTCACGCTCATAAAACAGAATTTGCCGAAAAGGGGTGGATGGGAGTATTCAAAGTGGTAGAGAATAGCCAACCTGATCATGATGATGGTCTGAGGAGCAATACTGCAGAAAACCCAGGTAATGTAACCGTTTTCAACAATCAGTCATTTTTCAAAGCAGATTCTAATCAGGATGGCAAGGATATTGGTTTAGAAAATATCAAAATATCATATGATTATTCTTCGTATAAGGTTGGGAACAACTCACTGCATACGAACCAACAACACGCAAACGATCCAAATGGTGCAGTTTCTTATCAGAACAGTACAAACTCAAGCCAAGGGGCAACTAGATAG